The proteins below are encoded in one region of Flavobacterium nackdongense:
- the hisIE gene encoding bifunctional phosphoribosyl-AMP cyclohydrolase/phosphoribosyl-ATP diphosphatase HisIE — MEIDFSKSAHGLIPAIIQDSETKTVLMLGYMNAESYQKTLDTKKVTFYSRSKQRLWTKGEESGNFLNLVSIKNDCDADTLLIQVKPQGPTCHTGSDTCWQETNNQEYGFISKLEETIKSRRENADSQKSYVASLFEKGINKIAQKVGEEAVEVVIEAKDNNDHLFLDESADLLFHYLILLQAKGFQLNDVVKVLKGRHK, encoded by the coding sequence ATGGAAATAGATTTTTCAAAAAGTGCACACGGATTGATTCCAGCGATTATTCAAGATAGCGAAACCAAAACCGTATTGATGTTGGGTTATATGAATGCTGAATCCTATCAAAAAACTTTGGATACCAAAAAAGTAACATTTTATAGCCGTTCCAAGCAAAGACTTTGGACAAAAGGCGAAGAAAGCGGCAACTTTTTAAACTTGGTTTCCATCAAAAATGATTGCGATGCGGATACACTTTTAATCCAAGTAAAACCACAAGGACCAACTTGTCATACAGGTTCAGATACGTGCTGGCAAGAAACTAACAATCAGGAGTATGGATTTATTTCAAAGTTGGAAGAAACCATCAAATCTCGACGTGAAAATGCGGATTCTCAAAAGAGTTATGTTGCCTCATTATTCGAAAAAGGAATCAACAAAATTGCCCAGAAAGTGGGAGAGGAAGCGGTAGAAGTGGTTATTGAAGCCAAAGACAATAACGATCATTTATTTTTGGACGAAAGCGCTGATTTACTTTTTCATTATTTAATTCTATTACAAGCCAAAGGATTTCAATTGAATGACGTTGTCAAGGTGTTGAAAGGTCGTCACAAATAA
- a CDS encoding alpha/beta hydrolase, whose protein sequence is MQEMNSGNTITTQEIINKNTGLQIHLETDADDSRPVYISGNFNNWKTQDKNFMMEQIGANLYLFEFPSNFTYPEELLYKFTKGDWSEVEIGKNDEITSNRSSKQHTGIIKEYVPKWRKNWLPYKTNYLPKVLLISEDFEIPQLNKTRKIWALLPHDYDTSTESYPVMYLQDAQNLFNEEAQYGNWEIDKKLAVMAEYKIGKIIIIAIEHAEKDRIKEYNVGKTLLGKGQGKKYIKFLTQTLKPFVDSNFRTKKEREFTGIGGSSMGGLVSIFSGLRYPEVFGKLMIFSPSLWVVPKIKIDSETAENSDTKIYLYAGGDESDTMIEHVKKFKKNSIASEFVKDKMKINLSINMEGKHSETYWSDEFPKAIEWLFFNSKME, encoded by the coding sequence ATGCAAGAGATGAATTCAGGGAATACAATCACAACTCAAGAAATTATTAATAAAAATACAGGGCTTCAAATTCATTTAGAAACCGATGCAGATGATTCAAGGCCTGTTTATATTTCGGGAAATTTCAATAATTGGAAAACACAAGACAAAAATTTTATGATGGAACAAATTGGTGCTAATTTGTACCTGTTTGAATTTCCTTCGAATTTTACTTATCCAGAAGAATTGCTGTATAAATTTACCAAAGGGGATTGGAGCGAGGTAGAAATTGGAAAAAATGATGAAATTACCTCTAACCGTTCTTCAAAGCAGCACACGGGAATAATAAAAGAATATGTCCCCAAATGGAGAAAAAACTGGTTGCCATACAAAACCAATTATTTGCCCAAAGTTTTGTTGATTTCAGAGGATTTTGAAATTCCTCAACTCAATAAGACTCGTAAAATTTGGGCTTTATTGCCGCACGATTACGACACTTCAACCGAAAGTTATCCCGTAATGTATTTGCAGGATGCTCAGAATTTATTCAATGAAGAGGCGCAATACGGCAATTGGGAAATTGATAAAAAACTGGCTGTTATGGCCGAATATAAGATTGGTAAAATAATTATCATCGCCATTGAACACGCTGAAAAAGACAGAATAAAAGAATACAATGTCGGCAAAACTTTACTTGGAAAAGGTCAGGGAAAAAAATATATAAAATTTCTTACTCAGACATTGAAACCTTTTGTTGATAGTAATTTTAGAACCAAAAAAGAACGAGAATTTACAGGAATCGGCGGCAGCTCTATGGGCGGCTTAGTTAGTATTTTCAGTGGTTTGCGCTATCCGGAAGTTTTTGGAAAATTGATGATTTTTTCGCCCTCTTTATGGGTGGTTCCCAAAATTAAAATCGATTCGGAAACCGCAGAAAATAGTGATACCAAAATCTATTTGTATGCAGGCGGAGATGAAAGCGATACTATGATTGAGCACGTGAAAAAATTTAAAAAAAATAGCATCGCGAGTGAATTTGTAAAAGACAAAATGAAAATTAATTTGAGTATTAATATGGAGGGAAAGCATAGTGAAACCTATTGGAGCGATGAATTTCCAAAGGCTATTGAGTGGCTTTTTTTCAATTCTAAAATGGAATAA